In Mucilaginibacter sp. KACC 22063, the genomic stretch TATGCCCTGGTGCGGTTTCAGTTGGCAGGTAATCAATCTGGGTGTTTTCACAAGTAAAACCCTCGTTAAGCATGCGCTTAAAACCACCAGCTTGGTAGCGGTCGTAATAACGGTACAAGTAATCCCAACGCATTTGGTCAATCACGATGCCTACCACCAATTTAGGCCGTGACACATCTGTTGACGGTGCTGCTGTTGCTGCTTTTTTGTGAGTTTGTGCTGATACGGAAGTTCCGGCTACGGCTAATATGCCGAAAAGTAATTGTCTGATCTTCATTATAGGAAGTTAAAGTGCCAAATATCCAAAATACTATAAGAAGTTTATGTGACAATTTTGTTAACTAATATTTGAAGATTGTTTCAAAATGACAGAGGCGCAAATTTTGCGCCTCTGTATATTAATTAAACGTCAGTAACGAATGCTGGCTGGCTGTATGCAGATCCCGCCATACCTGGTTAATTTCTGTATCCGGCGATGCGGCCAGAAGCCCGCAGTAAGGATAAAGCGTATCAACCGACTCGCGTGCTATGGTGGCCAGTTGCCTGCTGGTGCGGCTTACCGCTTGCAAGCTCTCAGAAGCATCTGCATTATTAAACAGCAATTCCCACGATTGATCTACTGCACGGTAAAATTCGCTTCTGGCCTGCTCCATATTCCACCTGGCGGTCTCCAGTTCCGTACTAAGCGTTGCTGCTTTTTCAGGCGTTAAGCGTGGTTTGTTCTCAAATACAGCAGGGCACAGATCAATAAAATGAGTGGCTATGCCGGCAATGTTGGCCGCCAGCGTTGCTTCAGCCAGTTGCATAAACGGATATCGGTATAGCAAGCCGTCGACCTGTGTAGCAGTGGCATCTATCTTAAAGCGGCGGTCAGCAGTTACTACGGCATCTTTTATTTCAAAAGCATGGCTACCCGTGCCCATCATGCCTATGTATTTCCAGGCGGGTATCAAAGTAGCTTGTTTGCTGTCAATCACAAAAGGTAATACAAGCGGTTGCCCCTGTTCATTTAAAACCGGGCCGTTCTCGTCCTCGATATTGCAATTACAGGTAAAATGTGTGGCATGCTTAACACCGCTGGCATATTTCCAGCTACCGTTTATCAGGTATCCATCTTCAGTTTTTACTGCTGTGCCGCTTGCCGCACCGCTACCTGCCAGGCACACTTGCGGATCAGCAAATATCTTTAAAGCTACTTCTGGCTCAATAAAGCCCCCAAACCAACCTGCACCGGTGCACAAAGTTACAACCCACCCCAGGCTGCCATCAGCCCATGCTAAGGCTTCTTCCAGCCTTACCAGATCTGGTAAAGGCGTTTCCAAACCTCCATAAGCTTTTGGTACCAGCAGCTTAAACCATTGCTGGTCATAAATCAATGCTAACTGCCCGGGTTGTAATTGCCCTTCCTGCTCGGCAGCAAAAGCTTCTTTACGTATCATATCAACCCAATCTGCCTGTACTAATGCAGAAGGGTGTTGTATCTTTTTCATAGATGATCTGTTTAATTAACTTGTTTCTCTTTACGATAGATACGCTGCCAGTCGAAAAACCCGAACACGGCAACCACAAACAGAAATACAGTAAGTAAAGCAAACAGAGGCAAATGCTTATAAAACAAAAGCGGTACGGCAAACAGGTTGGAGATATTAAGCACAACCCAGTTCTCAATTTTGCGCCTAGCCAGCAGCCATGTGCCTGCCCATGCGGTTGATGATACCAGGGCATCCCATACCGGAACGGTTGATTTGGTAAAATGGTGCAGTAACAGGTAAATACCCAGCCAGCCGCCAAAGGTAATCAGCAAGACAATCAGCCACTCGTTTTTGCTGGCATAAGTTACCGGTAATGGCGGCTCATTTTTGCGCCGAACCCATATTATCCAGCCATAAATACTCATTACTACATAATACACGCTTAGCCCTGCCTCGGCATAAAGCCCCGATTCCAGCAGTAAAAAAATAGATAATGCCGAGCCGCCAATGCCTGCCGGATAAAGCAGAATGTTATTTCTTTTTGCCAGCAATACCTCAGCAACACCAAGCAATACGGCAAGCCACTCTAATAAAGTGGTTTGCCGTATTTGCTCAATAAGTAACTGTATCCACTGATGCATCAGAATTTTAAGCTAAGTGATGCCAGGAAATTGCGCGGTGCCTGCGGGTAATAATAGTTGTAATTAACTACTTGCCCGCCCTCAATATCAGGATAGGTAGCACCATTTGCACTATATTTCGCGCTGAAAATATTATTGATCAAGAAGGATACGCCGATATTCTTAAGCGACCATGCCTGGAAATTATAGCTTAAACGCAGGTTGTTTACAAAGTATGATTTCAGGTAACGATTAACCGCATACTCGTTGTTCCCGGCTGATGGTACACCCTGCGGGTTAACGTTTGATGTATTATCGAGATATTGCTTGCTTACATATTTGCTGATAAAGGCAATCTCTCCGCCTTTAACCGGGCGGAAACTGATCTCGCTGTTGCCGACAAAACTTGGCGAGAAGGCAATATCCGATTTTTTGTAAACGGTTTCCACATTGCTTTCTGTATCGTAGTTATACAAAAACTGGTGGAAGTCTTTCACCTTATTGGTGCTGATGGCTACATTGGCAGCCCAGCTTAACATGGGTGTAATACGTAAGCGGCCGTCAAGCTCCACACCGGCGCGGTAGCTGTCGTTAATATTGGTACGAATAGCTGCACCCACATCGTTAAGCGATCCGGTTAGCACCAGCTGGTTTTTGTACAGCATGTAAAAGCCGTTAATGCCACCGCTGAAGATATGCCCCGTTGTACGATAGCCTAGTTCAAAGTCGTGCAGGGTTTCTGCTTTTGGGCGGCTTGCAGGTGTCGAGTTGGTATAATCATCGCGGTTTGGTTCGCGGTGGCCAACTGCCCATGAGGCATAAATATTGCTATTGTCAGTCAGGTCGAACGTAATGCCCGCTTTAGGATTAAAGAAGTTAAGGTCAACTGCCTGCTGAACATTGTTCAGGTTGCGGTCGTAACCCAGGAAAGAATAATATACATGGCGGTATTGCAGATCGCCGTAAAGCAGCACTTTGCCTAATTGGTATTCGCCACGCAGGTAAGTATTAAAGTCATTCTTCTTGGCGTTATCGCGCGAGTACTCATAGTCTGGTGGAATAGAAGTGCTCTCCTGTGTCCATTCTATATTATTATAGTGCGCACCTTTGTACTGATTATAAGCGCCGCCTAACAAAACATTCAGGTCGTTATTAGGGCGGTATTTAAAGTTATAGGTGAAGCCGTAAAAATCATTGTTTAACCACAGGCGGCGTACCAGATCTGTAGCAGCAATGGTGGTGCCGCCTACAACAACTGGAGTAATGCCATATTTTTTTAGCGAGTCGGCATTTTTATATTCTTCGTAATAACCATAACCTTTGGTATAGTGTAAAGCACCATTAAAAGACAGTTTACTGCCTAATTTCTGGTCGTAAAGTAGTTGGTAGTGATTTTGCGTATAGTTGTCGGTTTGGTTGTTGTAATAATAGCCTCTTGAATTGATATAACCTAATTCGTTGTAAGTACGGTTACCTGCAGCTACACTATCGGCCGGTACGCCGTTCCAGGCCTGGTATGTTTTCTCATGGCCCGAGAATACGTTTACCCTTACAATGCTGGATTTGCCATAGTAAGCGCCGCTTAAAAAGTATGATTTCAGGTTGGATGATGCCCTGTCGATATAGCCGTCAGAGCTGATGCGTGATAAACGGCCGTCGACACTGAAATGTCCGCCAAGTAAACCTGTACCCAGGTTCACCGTATTTTTAACCGTTCCGTATGAGCCTGCAGAGTTGTTCAATTCCGCATAAGCCGTATCCCGGCGAGTATTAGTTTGTATGTTGATACTCGCTCCAAATGCGCCTGCACCGTTGGTAGATGTACCTACCCCGCGCTGTATCTGAATGTTATCAACAGATGAAGCAAAGTCGGGAAGGTCAACAAAATAACTGCCCTGGCTCTCAGAATCGTTGTACGGGATGCCGTTTACGGTAACATTGATACGTGTACCGTCTGATCCGCGGATCCGGATACCTGTATAACCAACGCCTGCACCTGCATCAGATGTGACCACTGCCGATGGTGTTTGGCTAAGCAGGTAAGGCAGATCCTGTCCTAAATTGTTTTTCTGGATCTCTTTATGATTAAGATTAGTGAATGTTGTTGGTGATTTGCTGCCTGCACGCGTGGCTATTACATTAATATCTTCTGTAATGTTGGTACTGCTTGATGTCATTTTTACAGCAATAGTGGTATTACTGTTAACATTCATCGGCTTTTGCCAGGTTTGGTAGCCTATGTAAGTGATCTTTAACACATAGCTGCCTGGCTTTACATTGTCGATACTAAAGCTGCCGTTTGCATCTGTTTGTGCGCCGGGTGCAGTTTGTAAGTTTTGTAATGAAACCGTGGCGCCAGGTAATGGCTGGTTGGTACGGTCGTCGGTTACAGTGCCCGAGACACGTAGTTGGGCCGCTGCCAGAAATGGCAACAGCAGGGCGATTGCCGCCGCAAATAAACTTTTCAAATTTTTAAAATAAACTTAGTTAAACCATCTGCACGCCGGGTGTAAACGCGCAGTACACTTAACTTTTACCTATCCCTACGCCGGCATTATCCGGATCAGGTGTATGTTTGAGTTTAAAGTGTAAAGTTTGTAGTGTAAAGTGTAGCTCACTTATAACTTTCAACTTTTAAGCTATAACTCAAACAATGGGTATGATCTCAGCCTGTATTTCAGTTTGGCGAATAACCTGCAGTTTGTCCGTAACCAAATCTAGGCACCCCTTGAGAAATTAATCAACGGCAAAAGTATAATTTATTTTACTATTTGGAAGCTTAAATGCTAATAGGCACTTAATTGTGTAGTTATAGGGCTACTTTTTGGTTAAAGCATCGCCTTCAAAAACAACACCTTCCCAGCCGTGTGCCATAAACTGACGGATATTCTGGTGTGCTTCGCCATCCGGATCGTCAAGTACAGATTGATAGTGTTCGGCAAACAGTAGCAGGGTATCTTCTTTACTTAAGTTGTTAAGCTTTGCATAAGACAAAACCTTTGCACTGCCCTGGTTTTGTGAGGCTTCGTTGTAAACATCGCCATTTTTAAATGCGGTAGGTTGATGGTTGTATTCCGCTTCAATGTGTTTGAGCACATCTGCAAAGTTGATGCTGTGGTTCTTTAAATTATTGATGAGGGTGCTTACTTGTTCAGTCATGACTGTTTTAATATATTCCACAAAACTATCAAATGCAGCGAATTTAAATAGATTGATAAGCCTGAGTGATATAAAAAAACGGGGTGACTGATTACAGTCGCCCCGTTTGGTAATGTTATCATCAATAATCTTCAGCACCCAACTTCCGGATAGCTGTTTATTGACTATTGAATTTTAATAGAGGTTACAAGATCATTAGCGCTTGGCGAAAGCTTTGTAAAATCGGCATTGCTTGCTGTTAATGTCCATGATGTGCCGGTGAAATTATCGCCTGAGTACATAATTACTTTCCAGCCTGACGGTAATGTTACAGACGAAGCCCATTTACTGGTAAAGCCATACGTTTTTAACTGGCTGGATGTATAGTTACCTTTAGGTATGGCTGTGGTGGCCGTGCCGCCATATTGAGTGTCCTGGTAAAACACGGCACCAGATGTTGTAGTTGATCCGGTTTTAAGCGCCCGGAAAACCGGGTTGCAATAAGCAGAATCAACATTGGCAGCGTAAACAGATATACCTGCTTTTGTGCCGTTAGCAGGTTGATATTGCGCCGCAGCTATGCCGCTGCTTAAGCTGTTATAATCTTTTGAAAGCGCGATCATGGTTTTTGAAGCGCCTATGTAG encodes the following:
- the pnuC gene encoding nicotinamide riboside transporter PnuC — protein: MHQWIQLLIEQIRQTTLLEWLAVLLGVAEVLLAKRNNILLYPAGIGGSALSIFLLLESGLYAEAGLSVYYVVMSIYGWIIWVRRKNEPPLPVTYASKNEWLIVLLITFGGWLGIYLLLHHFTKSTVPVWDALVSSTAWAGTWLLARRKIENWVVLNISNLFAVPLLFYKHLPLFALLTVFLFVVAVFGFFDWQRIYRKEKQVN
- a CDS encoding TonB-dependent receptor; protein product: MKSLFAAAIALLLPFLAAAQLRVSGTVTDDRTNQPLPGATVSLQNLQTAPGAQTDANGSFSIDNVKPGSYVLKITYIGYQTWQKPMNVNSNTTIAVKMTSSSTNITEDINVIATRAGSKSPTTFTNLNHKEIQKNNLGQDLPYLLSQTPSAVVTSDAGAGVGYTGIRIRGSDGTRINVTVNGIPYNDSESQGSYFVDLPDFASSVDNIQIQRGVGTSTNGAGAFGASINIQTNTRRDTAYAELNNSAGSYGTVKNTVNLGTGLLGGHFSVDGRLSRISSDGYIDRASSNLKSYFLSGAYYGKSSIVRVNVFSGHEKTYQAWNGVPADSVAAGNRTYNELGYINSRGYYYNNQTDNYTQNHYQLLYDQKLGSKLSFNGALHYTKGYGYYEEYKNADSLKKYGITPVVVGGTTIAATDLVRRLWLNNDFYGFTYNFKYRPNNDLNVLLGGAYNQYKGAHYNNIEWTQESTSIPPDYEYSRDNAKKNDFNTYLRGEYQLGKVLLYGDLQYRHVYYSFLGYDRNLNNVQQAVDLNFFNPKAGITFDLTDNSNIYASWAVGHREPNRDDYTNSTPASRPKAETLHDFELGYRTTGHIFSGGINGFYMLYKNQLVLTGSLNDVGAAIRTNINDSYRAGVELDGRLRITPMLSWAANVAISTNKVKDFHQFLYNYDTESNVETVYKKSDIAFSPSFVGNSEISFRPVKGGEIAFISKYVSKQYLDNTSNVNPQGVPSAGNNEYAVNRYLKSYFVNNLRLSYNFQAWSLKNIGVSFLINNIFSAKYSANGATYPDIEGGQVVNYNYYYPQAPRNFLASLSLKF
- a CDS encoding HopJ type III effector protein yields the protein MTEQVSTLINNLKNHSINFADVLKHIEAEYNHQPTAFKNGDVYNEASQNQGSAKVLSYAKLNNLSKEDTLLLFAEHYQSVLDDPDGEAHQNIRQFMAHGWEGVVFEGDALTKK
- a CDS encoding acyl-CoA dehydrogenase, whose translation is MKKIQHPSALVQADWVDMIRKEAFAAEQEGQLQPGQLALIYDQQWFKLLVPKAYGGLETPLPDLVRLEEALAWADGSLGWVVTLCTGAGWFGGFIEPEVALKIFADPQVCLAGSGAASGTAVKTEDGYLINGSWKYASGVKHATHFTCNCNIEDENGPVLNEQGQPLVLPFVIDSKQATLIPAWKYIGMMGTGSHAFEIKDAVVTADRRFKIDATATQVDGLLYRYPFMQLAEATLAANIAGIATHFIDLCPAVFENKPRLTPEKAATLSTELETARWNMEQARSEFYRAVDQSWELLFNNADASESLQAVSRTSRQLATIARESVDTLYPYCGLLAASPDTEINQVWRDLHTASQHSLLTFN